The following are from one region of the Brienomyrus brachyistius isolate T26 chromosome 13, BBRACH_0.4, whole genome shotgun sequence genome:
- the LOC125705994 gene encoding uncharacterized protein LOC125705994: MTRNKRIAKAVSWSNDRYWATWDKWMEVIDWEDEEELCSPAESPSDQADRSIVSHTRKPIAKAVSWTDDVYWAAWDKWDEIICWGEEGECSPATPPINQPGRDKGLDMHGLEVFLLNERTVSIKPADDHQDRLKIGAVVVDLCQFELDGVNDKFEIVEIQIGEVKLEETAERGFNSEFELEIMDVEIEVVDSEFQLNALNWEIAGTKVDKLLVEHLNINNLEAGSVKVSTSNGNVVYVNGM, encoded by the exons atgacgag aaacaaacgaattgcaaaagctgtcagctggagcaacgatcgatactgggcaacttgggacaagtggatggaagtgattgactgggaagatgaggaagagctgtgctccccagcagaatcaccctctgaccaggctgaccgttccatcgtgtcacacacccgaaagccaattgccaaggcagttagctggacggatgatgtgtattgggcagcctgggacaagtgggatgagatcatctgctggggtgaagaaggagagtgctccccagcaactccacccatcaaccagcctgggagggataaggggttagacatgcatgggttagaggtttttctgttaaatgaaaggacagtctccataaagcctgcagatgaccaccaagacaggctgaaaataggagccgtagtggtcgacctctgccagtttgagctagatggtgtaaatgataaatttgaaattgtcgaaatacaaattggagaggtcaaattggaggagactgcagagaggggttttaattcagaatttgaattggaaattatggatgtggagatagaggttgtagacagtgaattccagctgaatgctcttaattgggaaattgctggaactaaagtggacaaattattagtggaacacctgaacataaataatctagaagcaggcagtgtgaaggtgtccacatcaaatgggaatgtggtatatgtcaatggtatgtga